The DNA window CGCTCAAGCGCCCCGACCAGGCCGACAGCGTCCTGGATGCGGTGCTGGTGCTGGAGGCCTCGGGCAAGCAGTACCGCAAGGTCGGCGACATCGCCCGCGAAACCGGCGGCGACATGGTCGAAACCCATGCCTTCCACGACGCCCTGGACCTGGACGGCGACGGCGAGGCCGAACTGATCTTCCGTCTGCATCAGTACGAAGGCAGCTCGTACCAGATCTGGACCCGCCAGTCCGACCAGTGGAAGCCGGTGTACGCCGGCGGTTACACCGGCGCCTGAGTTTCGCCCGACCGCGCTGCCGCGGTCTGGAATCGCTGACACCGACGGTCTGCGCATCGCCCGCCATTCGAAGAGAAACCGGATCGGAAATATCGCGAGCACGAAAAAGCCCGGCGCGAGCCGGGCTTTTTCGTGTCTCCGCATCGCATGTCCGCATCGGCGCCACCGCAGCGGCCCCGCGGATCGGCTTACAACTCGCCCAGGCCCTCGGCGCAACCGTCCGCGCCGACCTGCAGCAGACGCAAGGTGTTGGTCGCGCCGTGCTGCTCCATGGTGTCGCCGCTGGTGAAGATCACCCGCTCGTCCTGGGCCAGCTTGCCGGTGTCGAACAGTTGCTTGACCGCGCTGCGCGCGGCGTCGCGCGAGGCCAGGCCGCGGCTGTCGAAATCGATCGGGTAGACGTCGCGCATCAGCGCCATGCGCCGGCGCGCACCGGCGTGGCGCGAGAAGGCGTAGATCGGCGCGTTGGAGCGGAACCGCGACAGGAAACGCGCGGTGCCACCGGACTCGGTCATGGCGACGATCGCGCGCACGCCGATGTGCTCGGTCAGGAACATCGCCGCCATCGCGATCGCCTGGTCGGCGCGCTCCAGGTTGCGCGGCGCCGCCTCGAAATCGGTGTCGTGGTCGAACTGGCGCTCGGCGCCGAGGCAGATGCGCGACATCGCCTCCACCGCCTTGACCGGATAGCGGCCGGCGGCCGATTCCTGCGACAGCATTACCGCGTCGGTGCCGTCGATCACCGCGTTGGCGACGTCGAGCACTTCGGCGCGGGTCGGGATCGGGTTGTCGACCATCGACTGCAGCATCTGGGTGGCGGTGATCACCACCCGGTTGCGCGCCAGCGACTCGCGGATGATCTTCTTCTGCAGGCCGGGCAGCTCGGCATCGCCGATCTCCACGCCCAGGTCGCCGCGCGCGACCATGACCACGTCGCTGGCCTCGACGATCTCGCCGAGGTTCTCGATCGCCTCGGCGCGTTCGATCTTCGACACCAGGGCGGCGTCGCAGCCGGCCTCGCGGGCGATCCGGCGCGCCTCGTGCATGTCCTCGGCGTTGCGGCAGAACGACACCGCGATGAAGTCGGCGCCGAGTTCGGCGGCGATCTTGATCAGTTCCTTGTCGCGCTCGGTCAGCGCGCCCAGCGACAAGCCGCCGCCGAGCTTGTTGAGGCCCTTGCGGTCCGACAGCGCGCCGTCGTTGAGCACGGTGGTGACGATGCGCGCGCCGTCGACCGCGCCGACCCGCAACTGCAGCAGGCCGTCGTCGAGCAGCAGCACGTCGCCCGGGGCGACGTCGTTGGGCAGGCCCAGGTAGCTGACCCCGACCTCGCGCAGATTGCCCGGCGGCGCGTCGGTGCTGGCGATCAGGTCGAAGCGGTCGCCGGCCTTGAGCAGCACCCGGCCTTCGGCGAAACGCTCGATGCGGATCTTCGGCCCCGGCAGGTCGACCAGGATGCCGACTTCCACGCCCTGCCGCTGCGCCGCCTCGCGCACCGCCTGCGCCCGCGCCACCTGCCCCGACGGATCGCCGTGGGAGAAATTGAGCCGGACGACGTCGACGCCGGCATTGAGCAGGGCGTCCAGTACGCCCGGCGGATCGGTGGCCGGGCCGAGGGTGGCGAGGATCTTGGTGCGACGCAGATTCGAGGACATAGGGGGCTCTCTGGACTTGGCCCAAAACTAGCACAGCCGGGGTGGCGGTCGCAGGCGCGATTCGCCGCTGCGCCACAGGCACGACGATGCGGTGGCGAATGTCATGATCAAAGACCCTGGTTGGCTCCGGAACGCTGCGCGGCGACGATCGCCGAAGCCGCGGCATTTCGACGTTTTTACGCATTCGAGGCGACAGCAGATTCGGGCAAAAATGCATCCGGCAAAACTGCGGTTCGCAACGCTCGCGACGCTTGCGTTTTAGTCTGCCCTCTTCGACCATGATCGCGGGCCACGGAGCATGGCCCCACGCCGATCGATACCGTCGCCAAGGAAGGAGGACGCCGCTACTCGGTTTTTAAGACAAGACGTTTCACCCCCCTACCCATCAGGACTCCGCGGCTTCAGCCGTTCGGAAATCCGGCCGCATCCGCGGTCGCCAAGGATCAGGTATGCCTTCAAAATTCCCCCTCTCTCCCCATCGGGCATCGGACGCTCGCACGGCGTCCGCACGCTCAAGCATCGCCCGCAGCTTGCTCACTGTCGCAGTAGCCTATTCGTTGAGCCACGGGGCCCTTGCCCAAGAAAGCGGCAACAAGTGGAAGATCGTAGATCCCACGGGACAGGCGACCGAGTACAACACCCAGCAAGAAGCCGTCGACGCCATCAAGGAGCTTCCCGCCCCCTCTCCGGACTGGGAAGGCGCCTACCTGTTCGTCGAACAGATCAAGAGCGCCAAGATCGACCCGGACGGCAACGCGCTGATCACCTATTGGATGGGCAAGGACCAGCCCAGCGATCCTGATTGGACCTACGGATCTGGCCTGGGCTCCGGCTACCTCACGGAGGCCGAAGCCGTAGCCAAGATGAACGAGATGATGGACGCGTCCAGCCCCAGCTGCGCTCCGTCCGCGCAGTCCGTTCCGTTGGGCGACTGGACCGAAGCGCAGCCCGGCTACGAAGGCCGGAGCGAAGTGCGCATGTACTCGCGCACAGTCCGCGCCGGCGAAAATTGCGCCACGACCGTGGATTTCGGCCCCACCCAGTTCGCCCGCCAACGCCGGATCATGTGCCCCATCGGCTATACGGAGTGGAACGACGACTACGAGGCCTGCGTCAACACGGAGATCACCGCCACCGTATCGGGCAAGGTCAGCTCCTGTGAGGCGGCCGCCATCATGGGCATGGTCGGCAACCCCTGCGACGTCAAAACCGGCGAAAAGTTCGAAACCGAGCAAGACTTCGATCTCGGCTGGATCGCGTTCGTGCGCTACTACCACTCCGGCAGCAGCATGAACAACGGCGGCTTCGGCCCCGGCTGGGCGCACTCGCACTCCACCCGTCTCGCAGTTTCCGGAGCCACGATCGGCCTGATCGAGGCCAACGGCTACCAAACCAGGTTCGTGCAGAACGGCAGCAGCTACTTCGCCGCCGACGACAGCGGCGACAGGCTCACAGCCGTGAGCGGAGGCTGGTCCCTTTATCGAGGCGACAGCACCGTCCAATTCGACGCCCTAGGCCGGATGTCCGGCGTCGCCTTCGAAGACGGATCGTCCCTGAGCTATCTCTACGATCAATACGGCCGGCTGGACCGCATCGTCCACTCCTCCGGACGATCGGTACAACTGCATTACGCGGATCTTTCCTCCGACGCCGAGATCGTCTCGATTTCTTCGGCCGGTTCGAACCTCGCCAGCTATACCTATCTCTACCAGGACCCCGAATACCCCACGCTCGGCACGGTCAAAACGGCGACCTATGCCGATGGAAAGACACGCACCTATCATTATGAGGATGCCCGCTTCTTCGGCCACCTGACCGGCATCAGCGGCGAGGACAACGTCCGATTCAGCACCTTCGCCTATGACGCCAAGGGTCGTGTCGTGTCCAGTGTTCACGCTGGGGACAACGATGGTGTCAGCCTGGTCTATTCCGCCACGGGCGGCGCAGTGGTCACCGACTCGCTAGGAAATCAGGAGAATTATGGCCTTTCTGCCGTATCCGGCGCCCTTCCGCGCAAGATCTCGGGCGTAACTGACTCTCGCGGGCAAGTCAGCCAGACCTTCTACGACGCGGCCACCGACTTCCGCCGCCGCCTGGACACCGTCACCGACCGCAACGGCACCCAGACCAAGCACAGCTACGCCGAAGCCAACGACCCGGTCACCGGCCAGCCGGCGCGCACGCACACGGTCAAGGAAGCCGTGGGCCTGCCCCAGGAGCGCACCAGCCTGGAGCGCCGCGACATCGCCGCCAACCGCACCGTGCTGACCCAGCTCGGCAACCGCGAGACGCGGATCGTGCGTAACGCGCGCCTGCAACCGGTCACGGTCACCGTGCGCGATACCACCACTAACCAGACCCGCACCACCGCCTACGCCTACTGCGAAGCCGCCGACGTCGCCGCCGCCAACAGCAGCTGCCCGACCCTGGGCCTGCTGAAGTCGGTCGACGGCCCGCGCAGCGACGTCAACGACGTGGTGACTTACCAGTACTACGGCAGCGACGACAGCACCTGCGCCACCCAGCCGGCGCTGTGCACCTACCGCAAGGGCGACCTGCGCAAGACGATCGATGCGCTCGGTCGCGCCACCGAGATCCTCGGCTACGACCCGCAGGGCCGGCCGCTGTCGATCCTCGATGCCAATGGCGTGGTCACCGACTACGAGTACCACCCGCGCGGCTGGCTGGCCGCGACCAAGCTGCGCGGCGCCGACAACAGCGTCGAGACCGACGACCGCATCACCCGTATGGAGTACTGGCCGACCGGCCTGCTGCGCCGGGTCACCCCGCCGGGCGGCGCCTACGTCACCTACAACTACGACGCCGCCCAGCGCCTGACCTCGGTGACCGACAAGGCCGGCAACAAGCTCCAGTACACCCTGGACAAGGCCGGCAACCGCAAGCAGGAGGACACCCAGACCCCGACCGGCACGGTGCGCCAGACCCTGTCGCGGGTGTTCAACTCGCTCGGCCAGCTGCACCAGGCCAAGGACGCCGCCGCCCACGCCACCACCTTCACTTACGACGCCGACGGCAACCCCGACCTGACCACCGACGCGCTGGGCCGGATCAGCGACCAGAACCACGACCCGCTCAACCGGCTCAACCGCCTGCTGCAGGACGTCAACGGCCTGGCGGTCGAGACGAAGCTCGCCTACAACGCCTTCGACC is part of the Lysobacter firmicutimachus genome and encodes:
- a CDS encoding RHS repeat-associated core domain-containing protein, which codes for MSHGALAQESGNKWKIVDPTGQATEYNTQQEAVDAIKELPAPSPDWEGAYLFVEQIKSAKIDPDGNALITYWMGKDQPSDPDWTYGSGLGSGYLTEAEAVAKMNEMMDASSPSCAPSAQSVPLGDWTEAQPGYEGRSEVRMYSRTVRAGENCATTVDFGPTQFARQRRIMCPIGYTEWNDDYEACVNTEITATVSGKVSSCEAAAIMGMVGNPCDVKTGEKFETEQDFDLGWIAFVRYYHSGSSMNNGGFGPGWAHSHSTRLAVSGATIGLIEANGYQTRFVQNGSSYFAADDSGDRLTAVSGGWSLYRGDSTVQFDALGRMSGVAFEDGSSLSYLYDQYGRLDRIVHSSGRSVQLHYADLSSDAEIVSISSAGSNLASYTYLYQDPEYPTLGTVKTATYADGKTRTYHYEDARFFGHLTGISGEDNVRFSTFAYDAKGRVVSSVHAGDNDGVSLVYSATGGAVVTDSLGNQENYGLSAVSGALPRKISGVTDSRGQVSQTFYDAATDFRRRLDTVTDRNGTQTKHSYAEANDPVTGQPARTHTVKEAVGLPQERTSLERRDIAANRTVLTQLGNRETRIVRNARLQPVTVTVRDTTTNQTRTTAYAYCEAADVAAANSSCPTLGLLKSVDGPRSDVNDVVTYQYYGSDDSTCATQPALCTYRKGDLRKTIDALGRATEILGYDPQGRPLSILDANGVVTDYEYHPRGWLAATKLRGADNSVETDDRITRMEYWPTGLLRRVTPPGGAYVTYNYDAAQRLTSVTDKAGNKLQYTLDKAGNRKQEDTQTPTGTVRQTLSRVFNSLGQLHQAKDAAAHATTFTYDADGNPDLTTDALGRISDQNHDPLNRLNRLLQDVNGLAVETKLAYNAFDQITQVTDPKGLNTVYAYNGFGDRTQLSSPDTGVTDYTYTPAGQLATKKDANDAVAHSYTYDALGRPKTISYGSGSNDVEYDYDTVNAVCAAGETFALGRLTALRTEGTELKYCYDRYGQLVRKVQVVDSKSFTLRYAYTTSGQVRTITYPDNAVVDYVRNTLDQVTEVGVKPAGGVRTVLLNGIAYEPFGPATGWTYGNGRSLARSYDLDYRAKTIHDNADGGLSLGYGYNEVGELTELKDGLQSAVLAKYDYDNLGRLKITRDGPSNTPIETYGYDATGNRTSLLHAGTTTTYTYPTTSHRLTNVGGVARGYNAVGNTTSIGGTAKEFVYNGNDRMSQVKLAGVVNRSYRYNAKGERVAATNGASGPVAVYTLYDEAGHWLGDYDANGATKQQAVWLGESPVGVLAGAGSAQKLHYVQPDHLGTPRTVIDATRNVAIWSWNAKGEAFGNDTPNQDPDQDGTAFVFDLRFPGQRYDAATGLNYNYFRDYDAASGRYVQSDPIGLGGGSSTYSYTKSNPRNSSDPLGLIVKVVSSNKRETRILQRAYAKLTSTAHGQQICSALEKSPLIYEIRAVHHDAYYCLPGNNAPKCHGNERTIYIDPNNNLKLPTANGLQVAPKAVVLGHEFGHAAGTLDDGPNQMNNVINHENKIRQQLNLPARTSYPVQQIIWVPGTE
- the pyk gene encoding pyruvate kinase, with translation MSSNLRRTKILATLGPATDPPGVLDALLNAGVDVVRLNFSHGDPSGQVARAQAVREAAQRQGVEVGILVDLPGPKIRIERFAEGRVLLKAGDRFDLIASTDAPPGNLREVGVSYLGLPNDVAPGDVLLLDDGLLQLRVGAVDGARIVTTVLNDGALSDRKGLNKLGGGLSLGALTERDKELIKIAAELGADFIAVSFCRNAEDMHEARRIAREAGCDAALVSKIERAEAIENLGEIVEASDVVMVARGDLGVEIGDAELPGLQKKIIRESLARNRVVITATQMLQSMVDNPIPTRAEVLDVANAVIDGTDAVMLSQESAAGRYPVKAVEAMSRICLGAERQFDHDTDFEAAPRNLERADQAIAMAAMFLTEHIGVRAIVAMTESGGTARFLSRFRSNAPIYAFSRHAGARRRMALMRDVYPIDFDSRGLASRDAARSAVKQLFDTGKLAQDERVIFTSGDTMEQHGATNTLRLLQVGADGCAEGLGEL